A genomic segment from Deinococcus radiotolerans encodes:
- a CDS encoding vWA domain-containing protein encodes MHTELRPLIPTLTAGQDTELVIHARITPPTQAAHTQAPPRLNLALVLDRSGSMSGQPLHMARLAAHSAIRQLRPHDHVSLVTFDDRVTTVIPPQAVTNPEALCALVDTITCGGSTALHAGWLEGATLCAQHLDPAALNRVLLLSDGGANHGETDPAVIANHVRGLTALGVSTSTIGLGEHYDDHLMQALADAGDGNFEHIENPADLPRYFEQELQGLSRTSGHTVSLGIEPNPALGSRRHELLNDLPRTDTGRAKLPNLIQGRPTDLIFTVHVPAQREVGDLGVTRIRLAWTDRAGQRHVQRAQLNLPVQPAGAPAPAEDPGVRLLTERLRAARVREEAVADAVAGSPIMSRERLSREAHRLQTLGLHGLQGEISALTALDEDFAQNTQLAQKRARSQSYNTRRSK; translated from the coding sequence ATGCACACCGAACTGCGCCCGCTGATCCCCACCCTCACCGCCGGACAGGACACCGAACTCGTCATCCACGCCCGCATCACGCCCCCCACCCAGGCCGCCCACACCCAGGCGCCCCCCCGCCTCAACCTCGCCCTGGTCCTCGACCGCAGCGGCAGCATGAGCGGCCAGCCCCTCCACATGGCCCGCCTCGCCGCGCATTCCGCCATCCGCCAGCTGCGCCCCCACGACCACGTCAGCCTCGTGACCTTCGACGACCGCGTCACCACCGTGATCCCCCCGCAGGCCGTCACGAATCCTGAGGCGCTGTGCGCCCTCGTGGACACCATCACCTGCGGCGGGTCCACCGCCCTGCACGCCGGCTGGCTCGAAGGGGCCACCCTCTGCGCCCAGCACCTCGACCCAGCCGCCCTCAACCGCGTGCTGCTCCTGAGCGACGGCGGCGCGAACCACGGCGAGACCGACCCGGCCGTCATCGCCAACCACGTCCGCGGCCTCACGGCGCTGGGCGTCAGCACCAGCACCATCGGCCTCGGCGAACACTACGACGATCACCTCATGCAGGCCCTCGCCGACGCCGGGGACGGCAACTTCGAGCACATCGAGAACCCCGCCGACCTGCCCCGCTACTTCGAGCAGGAACTCCAAGGCCTGAGCCGCACCAGTGGGCACACCGTCTCGCTGGGCATCGAACCCAACCCGGCCCTCGGCAGCCGCCGCCACGAACTCCTGAACGACCTGCCCCGCACCGACACTGGCCGCGCGAAACTGCCCAACCTGATCCAGGGCCGCCCCACGGACCTGATCTTCACCGTGCACGTCCCCGCGCAGCGCGAGGTGGGCGACCTGGGCGTCACCCGCATCCGGCTCGCCTGGACCGACCGGGCCGGGCAGCGGCACGTCCAGCGCGCCCAGCTGAACCTGCCCGTGCAGCCCGCCGGTGCACCCGCCCCCGCCGAGGACCCCGGCGTGCGCCTCCTGACCGAACGCCTGCGCGCCGCCCGCGTCCGGGAGGAGGCCGTCGCGGACGCCGTTGCCGGCTCGCCCATCATGTCCCGCGAACGCCTCAGCCGCGAGGCCCACCGCCTGCAGACCCTCGGCCTCCACGGCCTTCAGGGCGAGATCAGTGCCCTGACCGCCCTCGATGAGGACTTCGCGCAGAACACCCAGCTCGCCCAGAAACGCGCCCGCAGCCAGTCGTACAACACCCGCCGCAGCAAGTAA
- a CDS encoding tubulin-like doman-containing protein: MADNMRVFKTLVVGLGSTGTEILEALADRIDWEVGGLSRAPWVEFLAVETDVAKPNRFNGTDDFKTLGVPATSWRDMLQRPELYDSSIALNAWADLETLAQLPAQSIDSGAGHIRMVGRLALLYPPNYNEIKNAISQRVARLRNLTEAQAKSALNANNAGLEANVQFAVNAASGQTGVRVIVVGTLCGGTCSGTASDVGILLRTILDDEEKTLGMFTLPHPDLGIAQKPDAEIWKTNAYHALAELNQYHLHTDKDRYASIKFPDKPEGTRVLPNDAMPYDLVYLLRPNSTEGTDLARLSNAIADRMFLNVFVPETDPMAYMVNAGPVTVQQGRAFAFSTFGLSTIEYPMRRILEALKYRTLVHAVDRWKDRKYDGNVGEDLDALGLTVPALTEALLLDESGASVRASLDAKKNEIMRAARTGKPELARRALDELRSAFGKERGEGLRGLVHVTVNDNRRRAAESVMGNVRGVISTRLLDYDSGPNVLLEIMQAAQPRVGELRGWEPGEGKTGGANGVLDQMDAIRTNTLLGLFFLKGKAGKQVLPALSRALDDELKARVNQKVREALQDRGSGQRAEAGTLTLIEDETQKIARRLMSLRKRLTNQADRWREARARLENDTPTVNGLSLFEPSPNGTVDKEEELATDDRRKEAHAARLIRTWEALTRGVMPGVNDPDWLLGPWSIGQENFERTQLNTLEQMALEPFEASMRSGGKDVVRRLYDQRSPSFDPNSQAMHAATQAQLFLQLNQPLGQVDPMSPLPRRKLLVGMNLTDDFRRSVQPWVNKEPAAKEIAGVDPYRVVMLEEWYRFALRGADDVRTLSFSQPTRFNTYFTRKRSDIDWTPINDQEIKRLEDAEQLVFLSSLHGVTRLEGGHLVMDWPQQPGEPSDAAQRVRKLPGRFGKAARKLAFEKHDASRPSRSLTNASTYLKSEIDARMKTVLGRHATPSEGRKAYVNWLHEELKAGHARAVDDWNDSAASAALMRHLTADDGLRQALLETFPPDPNLIDSLYHGKGERLPRGRSAPEDGYYCKVCGGPVGGTPDEVIKNGLLCSYHPEGENHPFGMPYSPLGI; encoded by the coding sequence ATGGCGGACAACATGCGCGTGTTCAAGACACTGGTCGTCGGACTGGGCAGCACCGGCACGGAAATTCTCGAGGCGCTGGCCGACCGTATCGACTGGGAGGTGGGCGGGCTCAGCCGCGCGCCGTGGGTGGAATTTCTCGCGGTGGAGACGGACGTCGCCAAACCCAACCGGTTCAACGGCACGGACGACTTCAAGACGCTCGGCGTGCCCGCTACCTCCTGGCGGGACATGCTGCAGCGGCCTGAGCTGTACGACAGCAGCATCGCGCTGAACGCCTGGGCTGACCTGGAGACCCTGGCGCAACTGCCGGCGCAGAGCATCGATTCCGGCGCCGGGCACATCCGCATGGTGGGCCGCCTCGCGCTGCTGTACCCGCCGAACTACAACGAGATCAAGAATGCCATCTCACAGCGCGTGGCGCGCCTGCGCAACCTGACTGAGGCTCAGGCGAAGTCAGCGCTGAACGCCAACAACGCGGGCCTGGAAGCGAACGTGCAGTTCGCCGTGAACGCCGCCAGTGGCCAGACCGGCGTGCGCGTGATTGTGGTGGGCACGTTGTGTGGCGGCACCTGCAGCGGCACGGCGAGCGACGTGGGCATCCTGCTGCGCACCATCCTCGACGATGAGGAGAAGACGCTGGGCATGTTCACCCTGCCGCACCCGGACCTGGGCATCGCGCAGAAACCGGACGCGGAAATCTGGAAGACCAACGCGTATCACGCGCTGGCCGAACTCAACCAGTACCACCTGCACACGGACAAGGACCGCTACGCCAGCATCAAGTTCCCCGATAAGCCTGAAGGAACGCGGGTGCTGCCAAACGACGCGATGCCGTACGACCTGGTGTACCTGCTGCGTCCCAACAGCACCGAAGGCACTGACCTGGCGCGCCTGTCCAATGCCATTGCCGACCGCATGTTCCTGAACGTGTTCGTGCCCGAAACCGATCCCATGGCGTACATGGTCAATGCGGGTCCCGTGACCGTGCAGCAGGGCCGCGCCTTCGCGTTTTCCACGTTCGGGCTGTCCACCATTGAGTACCCGATGCGCCGCATTCTCGAGGCGCTCAAGTACCGCACGCTGGTGCACGCCGTGGACCGCTGGAAGGACCGCAAGTACGACGGCAACGTGGGTGAGGACCTGGACGCACTCGGCCTGACCGTGCCGGCCCTGACCGAAGCGCTGCTACTTGACGAGTCCGGCGCCAGCGTCCGCGCGAGCCTCGACGCGAAGAAAAACGAAATCATGCGGGCCGCCCGCACCGGCAAGCCTGAACTGGCCCGCCGCGCCCTCGATGAGCTGCGCTCGGCCTTCGGGAAGGAACGCGGCGAAGGCCTGCGCGGCCTGGTGCACGTCACCGTGAACGACAACCGCCGCCGCGCCGCCGAAAGCGTCATGGGGAACGTCCGCGGCGTGATCAGCACCCGCCTGCTCGATTACGACAGTGGACCCAACGTGCTGCTCGAAATCATGCAGGCCGCGCAACCCCGCGTGGGCGAACTCCGCGGGTGGGAACCCGGCGAAGGGAAGACCGGCGGCGCCAACGGCGTCCTCGATCAGATGGACGCCATCCGCACGAACACCCTGCTGGGCCTGTTCTTCCTGAAAGGCAAAGCCGGCAAGCAGGTGCTGCCGGCCCTCAGCCGGGCGCTGGACGACGAACTCAAGGCCCGCGTGAACCAGAAGGTCCGTGAGGCGCTGCAAGACCGCGGCAGCGGACAGCGCGCCGAGGCGGGTACCCTCACGCTGATCGAGGACGAAACGCAGAAGATCGCCCGGCGCCTGATGAGCCTGCGCAAGCGCCTCACGAACCAGGCCGACCGCTGGCGCGAGGCCCGCGCCCGGCTGGAGAACGACACGCCCACCGTGAACGGCCTGTCGCTGTTCGAGCCGTCCCCGAACGGCACGGTGGACAAAGAAGAGGAACTCGCTACCGACGACCGCCGGAAGGAAGCGCACGCCGCGCGCCTGATCCGCACCTGGGAAGCCCTCACCCGCGGCGTGATGCCGGGCGTGAACGACCCCGACTGGCTGCTGGGCCCCTGGTCGATCGGCCAGGAGAACTTCGAACGCACCCAGCTCAACACGCTCGAGCAGATGGCCCTGGAGCCGTTCGAGGCGTCCATGCGCAGCGGCGGCAAAGACGTCGTGCGCCGCCTGTACGACCAGCGCAGCCCCAGCTTCGATCCAAACAGCCAGGCGATGCACGCCGCGACGCAGGCGCAGCTGTTCTTGCAGCTGAACCAGCCGCTCGGCCAGGTGGACCCCATGAGCCCGCTGCCGCGGCGCAAGCTGCTCGTCGGCATGAACCTCACCGACGACTTCCGCCGCTCGGTGCAGCCCTGGGTGAACAAGGAACCGGCCGCCAAGGAGATCGCCGGGGTCGATCCGTACCGCGTGGTGATGCTCGAAGAGTGGTACCGCTTCGCCCTGCGCGGCGCGGATGACGTGCGCACGCTCTCGTTCAGCCAGCCCACCCGCTTCAACACCTACTTCACGCGCAAGCGCAGCGACATCGACTGGACGCCCATCAACGACCAGGAAATCAAGCGCCTCGAGGACGCCGAGCAGCTCGTCTTCCTGTCCTCGCTGCACGGCGTGACCCGCCTGGAAGGGGGCCACCTCGTGATGGACTGGCCGCAGCAGCCCGGCGAGCCCAGTGACGCCGCCCAGCGTGTCCGGAAGCTGCCCGGCCGCTTCGGCAAGGCCGCCCGCAAGCTGGCGTTCGAGAAGCACGACGCGTCCCGGCCCAGCCGCAGCCTCACGAACGCCTCCACGTACCTGAAAAGCGAGATCGACGCCCGGATGAAAACCGTCCTGGGCCGGCACGCCACGCCCAGCGAGGGCCGCAAGGCCTACGTCAACTGGCTGCACGAGGAACTCAAGGCCGGCCACGCCCGCGCCGTGGACGACTGGAACGACTCGGCCGCCAGCGCCGCGCTGATGCGCCACCTCACCGCCGATGACGGCCTGCGCCAGGCCCTGCTGGAGACCTTCCCGCCCGACCCCAATCTGATCGACAGCCTGTACCACGGCAAAGGCGAGCGCCTCCCGCGCGGCCGCTCAGCCCCGGAGGACGGGTACTACTGCAAGGTGTGCGGCGGCCCGGTGGGCGGCACGCCCGACGAAGTCATCAAGAACGGCCTGCTGTGCAGCTATCACCCTGAAGGCGAGAACCACCCCTTCGGCATGCCGTACAGCCCGCTGGGGATCTGA
- a CDS encoding ATP-binding protein: MTLTHVFAQFRIPADTLDHLPEATRRDLERAAQGGPGDWTCDAHGNLHAAPIPLPTPGRADRTLTVQPDFAWPDAATHDAARRAAQLNLLACDLTAEAPRGDVKLRQISLLSDLSGDPLPLYTAVPRPIVTACRQELRLAFAPQFTDIRAYRVIPGGETVRAITAEVVTRLRDHRLQRVRTVTVHELEVTGAEHITVTRRAAYAEGLPPAPTLAASDLQGAVQYALSVPSPGPYGVLDGHPPTAPSAASSHDLRRITQPPPPARPTASTQVAGPTPPPSPAAPPVQPAPPAAEPAAQTHADPTAAVDPPAPEAAVSAPPQRPAQPDPWLALPEQVAVDPDVLMVARRTLERARPLLLTGPPGVGKTLLATSLAEALCGPGNYTLTTADARWTASDVLGGLRVQPGDTLRYAFTPGVVTRAAERHRQSLADTGRPHALIIDEFNRAPQDEAFGQLLTLLDPAYRAHLPLVSQADGAPADLHLPADFILIGTMNDADQDRLHRLSAALRRRFTLLPVPAPTHEPDFLTRRFPAHAAALDPIYRVIGRPGQPGGLRAHQPIGTALLTEILSNLDIGLDLDAAISAALGGQLDDITSDQAEQVAAPLDDTLPRTAATLRRCGHWLP; this comes from the coding sequence ATGACCCTGACCCATGTGTTCGCGCAGTTCCGCATTCCCGCCGACACCCTCGATCACCTCCCGGAGGCCACCCGGCGCGACCTTGAACGCGCCGCTCAGGGCGGCCCGGGCGACTGGACCTGCGACGCCCACGGGAACCTCCACGCCGCGCCCATCCCCCTGCCCACACCCGGCCGTGCGGACCGCACCCTCACGGTCCAGCCGGACTTCGCGTGGCCGGACGCCGCCACGCACGACGCCGCGCGGCGCGCCGCGCAACTCAACCTCCTCGCCTGCGACCTGACCGCCGAAGCGCCCCGCGGGGACGTGAAGCTCCGGCAGATCAGCCTGCTGAGTGACCTCAGCGGCGATCCCCTCCCCCTCTACACGGCCGTCCCGCGTCCCATCGTCACCGCCTGCCGGCAGGAACTCCGCCTGGCATTCGCGCCGCAGTTCACGGACATCCGCGCGTACCGGGTCATTCCCGGGGGCGAAACCGTCCGCGCCATCACCGCGGAGGTCGTCACGCGCCTGCGGGACCACCGCCTGCAGCGGGTCCGCACCGTGACCGTCCATGAGCTGGAGGTCACCGGCGCGGAACACATCACGGTCACCCGGCGCGCCGCCTACGCCGAAGGCCTCCCGCCCGCCCCGACCCTGGCCGCCTCCGACCTTCAGGGCGCCGTGCAGTACGCCCTGAGCGTGCCGTCCCCCGGCCCGTATGGCGTCCTCGACGGCCACCCGCCCACGGCGCCCAGCGCCGCCAGCAGCCACGACCTGCGGCGCATCACGCAGCCGCCCCCCCCAGCCAGGCCCACTGCGTCCACCCAGGTGGCTGGGCCCACGCCGCCCCCATCACCGGCAGCCCCGCCCGTCCAGCCCGCCCCGCCCGCTGCTGAACCAGCGGCCCAGACCCACGCAGACCCCACGGCAGCGGTGGACCCACCCGCGCCGGAGGCCGCCGTCAGCGCCCCGCCGCAGCGCCCGGCGCAGCCGGACCCCTGGCTGGCCCTCCCCGAGCAGGTCGCCGTGGACCCCGACGTCCTGATGGTCGCCCGGCGCACCCTGGAACGCGCCCGGCCCCTGCTGCTGACCGGCCCCCCGGGCGTCGGCAAGACCCTCCTCGCCACCAGCCTCGCCGAGGCCCTCTGCGGCCCGGGCAACTACACCCTCACCACCGCGGACGCCCGCTGGACCGCCAGTGACGTCCTGGGTGGCCTGCGCGTTCAGCCAGGCGACACCCTGCGCTACGCCTTCACGCCCGGCGTGGTCACCCGCGCGGCTGAGCGGCACCGCCAGTCACTGGCCGACACGGGACGCCCCCACGCGCTGATCATTGATGAATTCAACCGCGCCCCACAGGACGAGGCGTTCGGCCAGCTGCTCACGCTGCTCGACCCCGCGTACCGCGCCCACCTGCCCCTCGTGTCCCAGGCGGACGGCGCGCCCGCGGATCTCCACCTCCCGGCCGACTTCATCCTGATCGGCACCATGAACGACGCTGATCAGGACCGCCTGCACCGCCTGAGTGCCGCCCTGCGCCGCCGCTTCACGCTCCTGCCCGTCCCGGCGCCCACGCACGAGCCCGACTTCCTCACCCGGCGCTTCCCCGCACACGCCGCAGCGCTCGACCCCATCTACCGCGTCATCGGGCGACCCGGCCAGCCTGGCGGCCTGCGCGCCCATCAGCCGATCGGCACCGCGCTCCTGACCGAGATCCTCAGCAACCTGGACATCGGCCTGGACCTCGACGCGGCCATCAGCGCCGCCCTCGGCGGGCAACTCGACGACATCACCAGCGACCAGGCGGAGCAGGTGGCCGCGCCCCTTGACGATACGCTCCCCCGCACCGCGGCCACGTTGAGACGCTGCGGCCACTGGCTCCCCTGA
- a CDS encoding OmpA/MotB family protein encodes MTSRLQADTNPYIAFSDLTLNLVFVLIFFLGGILAVGQAGWEQVRYRNAQERVVQAVRAAPLKVRPLLLSPAQRNDPPGAQRWVFRSKGMFLGDTAALSPAGQTALVAFARVLRAEQGQWKRVRIEGHTQTSKPNMPERWDLSATRASAVASAFYLKGGISPNRLAIAARGGQTPYASVKFDPRNERVEIVVEYAQKSAP; translated from the coding sequence GTGACGTCCCGCCTCCAGGCCGACACCAACCCCTACATCGCTTTCAGTGACCTGACGCTCAACCTGGTGTTCGTGCTGATCTTTTTCCTGGGTGGCATCCTCGCCGTCGGTCAGGCCGGCTGGGAGCAGGTCCGGTACCGCAACGCGCAGGAGCGCGTCGTGCAGGCCGTGCGCGCCGCGCCCCTCAAAGTGCGGCCCCTGCTGCTCTCGCCCGCTCAGCGCAACGACCCGCCCGGCGCGCAACGCTGGGTCTTCCGCTCCAAAGGCATGTTCCTGGGGGACACCGCTGCACTCAGCCCCGCCGGACAGACTGCGCTCGTGGCCTTCGCGCGGGTGCTGCGCGCCGAACAGGGGCAGTGGAAGCGCGTGCGCATTGAAGGGCATACCCAGACCTCCAAACCCAACATGCCCGAGCGCTGGGACCTTTCCGCCACGCGCGCCAGCGCGGTCGCGTCCGCCTTCTACCTCAAGGGCGGCATCAGCCCCAACCGCCTGGCCATCGCCGCGCGCGGCGGCCAGACCCCCTACGCCAGCGTCAAATTCGACCCCCGCAACGAACGCGTTGAAATCGTTGTCGAGTATGCCCAGAAGAGTGCACCCTGA
- a CDS encoding helix-turn-helix transcriptional regulator gives MSSHDHAGSTPRESRPGRRDTTPRSWHKSHRLTALLAELQARPQTTAQLAATFGVGQRSVQRDLDALRRMGHPVHEQPPGHYVIPRNGTLLRPTEVLAAYTALRLAHHHSPALGGHYRKALTTLSLALPERVRHTLNASLRGGGGTMFTDRQMEVIGAAWLDGRVLRFDHREGNGILRTGLELCVYFVEVSRANLAPFVIGLNRASGRVEPYKLSRMTNLHLLAEQYEPDPTFDPQAYLSDAWGVIGTDQGVTVTVRFDPDAAYRVLEGGFPQATLIRGDGFVDIEFCAGVDESGLPRELMPFLLSWGARAEVLSPPEVRGAWLAEMRDALARFDRPAPPAA, from the coding sequence ATGTCCTCCCACGATCACGCCGGATCGACCCCAAGAGAGAGCCGCCCTGGGCGCCGTGACACCACGCCGCGCAGCTGGCACAAATCCCACCGCCTGACGGCCCTCCTGGCCGAACTCCAGGCCCGGCCCCAGACCACCGCGCAACTGGCCGCGACCTTCGGCGTCGGGCAGCGCAGCGTGCAGCGCGACCTCGACGCCCTGCGCCGCATGGGTCATCCCGTGCACGAACAGCCCCCCGGGCACTACGTCATTCCCCGCAACGGCACCCTGCTGCGCCCCACTGAGGTGCTCGCGGCCTACACGGCGCTGCGCCTGGCCCATCACCACTCCCCCGCGCTGGGCGGCCACTACCGGAAGGCGCTCACCACGCTGTCCCTGGCGTTACCGGAACGGGTGCGGCACACCCTCAACGCCAGCCTGCGCGGCGGGGGCGGCACCATGTTCACGGACCGGCAGATGGAAGTCATCGGCGCGGCGTGGCTGGACGGACGCGTGCTGCGTTTCGATCACCGCGAGGGCAACGGCATCCTGCGCACCGGACTGGAACTGTGCGTGTACTTCGTGGAGGTGAGCCGGGCGAACCTCGCGCCGTTCGTGATTGGCCTCAACCGCGCCAGTGGCCGCGTGGAACCCTACAAGCTGTCCCGGATGACCAACCTGCACCTCCTCGCCGAGCAGTACGAACCGGACCCCACCTTCGACCCGCAGGCGTACCTGTCCGACGCGTGGGGCGTCATCGGCACCGATCAGGGCGTGACCGTCACCGTCCGGTTCGACCCGGACGCCGCGTACCGGGTGCTCGAGGGGGGGTTCCCGCAGGCGACCCTGATCCGCGGGGACGGATTCGTGGATATCGAATTCTGCGCTGGCGTGGACGAGAGCGGGCTGCCGCGCGAACTCATGCCGTTCCTGCTCTCCTGGGGCGCCCGGGCGGAAGTGCTGTCTCCACCCGAGGTGCGGGGCGCCTGGCTGGCCGAGATGCGTGACGCCCTGGCCCGCTTTGACCGCCCGGCGCCCCCTGCGGCGTGA
- a CDS encoding MerR family transcriptional regulator — MLGLDERWSGGIDALVAEANRLLAQLLPEDRAARLKDEVNPRLVRHYTTVGLLPAPTREGREARYGRVHLLGLLALRRLMADGLSGKALAGALTGRSEQDLADLARMGVTGEEPLVPPAPMPASLAAGPGPLLMGNMRVSAPQRSPALAYLDGLRRTGKAEVAAAAPAPGPVRQARRPQDPAPAGEVWRRVTLEPGLEVQVSSEFRVPRGEARWDDLLRRLREVLEDAPRR; from the coding sequence GTGCTGGGACTGGATGAGCGGTGGAGTGGAGGCATCGACGCGCTGGTGGCGGAAGCGAACCGGCTGCTGGCGCAGCTGCTGCCCGAAGACCGCGCCGCCCGCCTGAAAGACGAGGTGAACCCGCGTCTGGTGCGGCATTACACGACCGTCGGCCTGCTGCCCGCGCCCACCCGGGAGGGGCGCGAGGCCCGCTACGGCCGCGTGCATCTGCTGGGCCTGCTGGCCCTGCGGCGCCTGATGGCCGACGGCCTGAGCGGCAAGGCGCTGGCCGGCGCGTTGACCGGCCGCAGCGAGCAGGACCTCGCGGACCTGGCTCGCATGGGCGTCACCGGGGAAGAGCCCCTGGTGCCGCCGGCGCCGATGCCCGCATCGCTCGCCGCGGGGCCCGGGCCGCTCCTGATGGGGAACATGCGGGTGAGCGCGCCGCAGCGCAGTCCAGCTCTGGCGTACCTGGACGGGCTGCGCCGAACGGGGAAAGCGGAGGTGGCGGCCGCTGCGCCCGCTCCGGGTCCGGTCCGCCAGGCGAGGCGCCCGCAGGACCCCGCGCCGGCGGGGGAGGTGTGGCGGCGCGTGACGCTGGAGCCGGGGCTGGAGGTGCAGGTGTCCAGTGAGTTCCGCGTGCCACGCGGGGAGGCGCGCTGGGACGACCTGCTGCGGCGACTGCGCGAGGTGCTGGAAGACGCGCCCAGGCGGTAG
- a CDS encoding tetratricopeptide repeat protein, with product MPTRAAQRDDALDDSITALIETAQWTAARRTIGEALRTARTGDRYTQLLRWFEALPPADPDDLEAARLHLRLHVNVPLQPELERVALIYTQRPATAPSGHAMLAWRLAIGAKRYEGALTHAALALRDVARLTDYEQALTLRARAHARHRLNQPGWEDDYRAAIRLSDGRARTLTTVEYSVGQLFTERHAHAIELLATAALEARGDDLEGWVLSTKGYAHLHHAELDEAQDSFEACVRLAPVFRGSGRNGLAAVLRARGDWNRAEALYTQALTRAQREGNLHHLQQARRGLGHTARLRGQNLRAIEWLTQAAVTIPAEQVSGQSWVNVDLAAAHVSLPRLDAAHVEGLLSRTGPLGSEDGARAEIVRAELARRQGDHDLAARLLRPLNPRMLWMREEAAALPELFTLLGPDAPRPLPREDTLQVVVTAAGYPDVRVNGRPVTLPDLALVALVALLDAGGTLDAESLADAVREDAPRTGRQRAQRASRAVQQLRAGLGWPGSVTHVRGRYRLDPGTAWSYDVLNLRRAGAPVPAFLRGVHAFAWVTEREQELLLGEPD from the coding sequence GTGCCGACCCGCGCAGCGCAACGTGACGACGCCCTCGACGACTCCATCACCGCCCTGATCGAAACGGCGCAGTGGACCGCCGCCCGGCGCACCATCGGGGAGGCCCTGCGCACCGCCCGGACGGGTGACCGCTACACGCAGCTGCTGCGCTGGTTCGAGGCGCTGCCGCCCGCCGACCCGGACGATCTTGAAGCGGCGCGCCTGCACCTGCGGCTGCACGTGAACGTCCCGCTGCAACCGGAGCTGGAACGCGTCGCGCTGATATACACGCAGCGGCCGGCGACGGCGCCGAGTGGGCACGCCATGCTCGCCTGGCGCCTGGCGATCGGGGCCAAGCGGTACGAAGGCGCCCTGACCCACGCGGCACTCGCCCTGCGCGACGTGGCCCGCCTGACCGACTACGAGCAGGCGCTCACGCTGCGGGCGCGCGCTCACGCCCGGCACCGCCTGAACCAGCCCGGCTGGGAGGACGACTACCGCGCCGCGATCCGCCTCAGTGACGGGCGCGCCCGCACGCTGACCACCGTGGAGTACAGCGTGGGCCAGCTGTTCACCGAGCGGCACGCCCACGCCATCGAACTGCTGGCCACGGCGGCCCTCGAGGCGCGCGGGGACGACCTGGAAGGCTGGGTGCTCAGCACCAAGGGCTACGCGCACCTGCATCACGCGGAGCTCGACGAGGCGCAGGACAGTTTCGAGGCGTGCGTGCGCCTCGCGCCGGTGTTCCGGGGTTCGGGCCGCAACGGGCTGGCGGCCGTGCTGCGCGCGCGCGGCGACTGGAACCGCGCGGAGGCGCTGTACACGCAGGCCCTGACCCGCGCGCAGCGGGAAGGGAACCTCCACCACCTGCAGCAGGCCCGCCGGGGCCTGGGCCACACCGCCCGCCTGCGGGGCCAGAACCTGCGTGCCATCGAGTGGCTCACGCAGGCCGCCGTGACCATCCCCGCCGAGCAGGTCAGCGGGCAGAGCTGGGTGAACGTGGACCTGGCCGCCGCGCACGTCAGCCTGCCCCGGCTGGACGCGGCGCACGTTGAAGGCCTGCTGAGCCGTACGGGGCCGCTGGGCAGCGAGGACGGGGCCCGCGCCGAGATCGTCCGCGCCGAGCTCGCCCGGCGGCAGGGTGATCATGACCTCGCCGCGCGGCTGCTGCGGCCCCTGAACCCCCGCATGCTCTGGATGCGGGAGGAAGCGGCCGCGCTCCCGGAGTTGTTCACGCTGCTCGGCCCGGACGCCCCGCGCCCGCTCCCCCGCGAGGACACCCTGCAGGTGGTGGTCACCGCGGCCGGCTACCCGGACGTGCGGGTCAACGGGCGTCCGGTCACGCTGCCGGACCTGGCCCTGGTGGCGCTGGTCGCGCTGCTGGACGCGGGCGGCACCCTCGACGCTGAGTCCCTGGCGGACGCCGTCCGGGAGGACGCCCCCCGCACGGGCCGGCAGCGGGCGCAGCGGGCCTCCCGGGCGGTGCAGCAGCTGCGCGCCGGCCTGGGCTGGCCGGGCAGCGTGACGCACGTCCGCGGCCGCTACCGCCTCGATCCCGGCACGGCGTGGTCGTACGACGTGCTGAACCTCAGGCGGGCCGGTGCGCCCGTTCCGGCGTTCCTGCGGGGCGTGCACGCCTTTGCGTGGGTCACGGAGCGGGAACAGGAACTGCTGCTGGGTGAACCCGACTGA